The following is a genomic window from bacterium.
ACTCGATATTTGCAATATGAAACAATATATACGGGAATGGGATTTCGCCAGGCATTAAAATTTTTGAAACAAGGTGGTGTAGTTGGAATTGCTATTGATTATCCAGTGGTAACTCATTCGGTTATCTGCCGATTTCTTGGTCAAGAACGCAAGGTGCCACTCGGACCTGCCTATCTGGCAATGAAAACGGATGCAGATATTGTCATTGCTCACCTGGAAAGGATAACTTTTGGCAAAAATCGATTAACATTTATTCCTGTGCCAGTCATCAAAACAGAAGACTTTATAACCGATATGTCTTCCCTATCTATTCAATTAGCACAGACTTACGAACAGTTCATCCTTAAACATCCTGAACAATGGGCATGGCAAATGTGGTTACAAAATCAATGAGAATGCGTAAATGAAGAATAACAACCTTCTTTTAACAAAATGATTGACAATGACTGTAGGTAATGATATAATTAAATTATGTTTACTGGAATTATAGAAGAGATAGGGATAATTAAACAAAAATCTAATAATTTCCTGGTTATTCAAGCTAAAAAGGTATTAGAGGATTTAAAACAAGGAGATAGTATCAGCGTCAATGGTGTTTGCTTAACTACAATTGAATTTACTAAAGATACCTTTAAGGTTAATATGATGCCTGAAACACTAAAACTAACCAATTTAGGGATGGTTTCTATAGGAGATGAGGTTAATTTAGAGCGGGCACTTCGCCTGACTGATAGACTTGGCGGACATATAGTCACGGGACACATTGATGGACTGGGCAGGATTGTGGATAAAATAACGCAGGGTGATAATCAAATACTACAAATATCTATCTTGCCGCAGGTGAGTAAATATATTGTTAAAAAGGGGTCGGTGGCGGTTGAAGGACTTAGTTTAACTGTTGCAGATGTCCAGGCTGAAGAATTTAAAATATGCCTTATCCCTCATACCCTTAAAATAACTACATTAGGGAAAAAGAATATTGGTGATTTACTTAATATTGAGGTAGATATACTGGGTAAATATGCCGAGAAATTTTTAAATAAAGGTAAAAAAAAAGAGATTAGTCTTGATTTTTTATCTATGCAAGGTTTTGCCTGAGGTAACTATTCAGCCACTGATTAACACGGATTAGCACGGATAAATAGTCAGAAGACAGAACTTAGAGGACAGATGAGAAATGAGGAAACGGGGAAATGGAGAAAGGGAAAAACGGAGAAGGAGAGGAGACACGAGGCACTATACCTGAATTTTCAGCCATCAGCCTTCAGCCTGATTACGGACACGGAAAACGGACACAATTTACGAATTTTCAGTGTTTCATCCGTATCCATCTGTGGCTGAATAGTTACAATTTTTTAAATGCGTGACAAAATTTAATTAATATGTTATTACATAATCATAAAGGATTAGGAATTAAATCCCCCTTTCAATTGTAGATAGGAATTAGAAAAAGAGATATTGGTATATTTTATTGAAAATCAAATGGTTATGCTAAATTTTGCCTTTAAATAGAGAGGAAGTTCCGTTACAGGAGGTGTAAAAATGCCAGTTATTGCTATTCCAAAACCATTAAGGGAAAAATTAGGGGAAGATGGGATTGATTCTCTGATTGATGTGCTTAACAAATCAGAGGAAAGAGTAAAAGAGGATGTTATTACCTTATCAGCAGAGAAGTTTGAAAGAAGACTCTCTCAAGAGATTAGTGGAGTAAGGTCTGACCTTGCCATCCTTGAGGGAAAGTTTGAAACAAGAATCACTCAAGAAACCTCAAAGATTGACAAAAGAATAACAGAAGAAGTTTCTATGCTTGAAGTCAAACTTGACAAAAGAATAACAGAAGAAACAGCTAAACTTGACAAAAGAATAACAGAAGAGACAGC
Proteins encoded in this region:
- a CDS encoding riboflavin synthase, whose protein sequence is MFTGIIEEIGIIKQKSNNFLVIQAKKVLEDLKQGDSISVNGVCLTTIEFTKDTFKVNMMPETLKLTNLGMVSIGDEVNLERALRLTDRLGGHIVTGHIDGLGRIVDKITQGDNQILQISILPQVSKYIVKKGSVAVEGLSLTVADVQAEEFKICLIPHTLKITTLGKKNIGDLLNIEVDILGKYAEKFLNKGKKKEISLDFLSMQGFA